The sequence CGGCGCCTGTCCTTCCTCGGCGAGGTGGGCCTGGACTACCTGACGATCGACCGGCTGTCGTCGACGCTGTCCGGGGGGGAATCCCAGCGGATCAACCTCGCGACCTCCCTTGGCTCGGCGCTGGTCGGGACGCTCTACGTGCTCGACGAGCCGTCGATCGGCCTGCACCCGCGCGACAACCTGCGGTTGATCGAGATCCTCCGCCAGTTGCGCGACCAGGGCAACACGGTGCTGGTGGTCGAGCACGACGCGGACATGATTCGGGTGGCCGATCACATCGTCGATCTCGGGCTGGGTGCGGGCGAACAGGGAGGGAAGGTCGTCTACTCGGGGACGTTCGACGGCCTGCAGCACGAGCAGCGGTCGCTGACCGCCCGATACCTGCGGGGCGAGCTGTCGATTCCCCTGCCCCACGAGCGGCGTCGCGGGACGGGACAGCGGCTGCGAATCCTGGGCGCGAGCGAGCACAACCTGAAGAAGATCGACGTGACGATCCCGCTGAATACGCTGACGTGCGTCACCGGCGTGAGCGGGTCCGGGAAGTCCACGCTCGTCCACGACATCATCTACCCGGCGATCAAGCGGCTCAAGGGTGATTGGGAGAAGAAAGTCGGCTCACATCGCGGAGTGTCGGGGGCCGAAGCGATCACCGATGTCGTGCTGGTGGACCAGGCACCGATCGGCCGGACGCCGCGCTCGAACCCGGTGACCTATCTCAAGGCGTTCGACCCGATCCGCGAGCTGTTCGCGTCGACCAAGGACGCGCGCTCACGCGGCCTGACGGCCAGCCACTTCTCGTTCAACGTGCCCGGCGGCCGCTGCGAGACCTGCGAGGGCGAAGGGCAGATTCGCGTCGAGATGCAGTTCCTGGCGGACGTGTTCGTGCCGTGCGAGCAGTGCGACGGCAAGCGGTTCAAGCCGCAGGTACTCGACGTGCGCTACCGCGGCAAGAACGTGCACCAGGTGCTGGACCTGACGGTGCGCGAGGCGCTGACGTTCTTTGCCGGATCGGCAAAGGTCCTGCGACGGCTGCACGTGCTCGACGAGATTGGCCTCGGCTACCTGCGACTCGGCCAGCCCGCGACGACGCTCTCGGGCGGAGAGGCCCAGCGCATCAAGATTGCCGCGCACCTCGCGTCGCGCACGGGCGATCGGCTGCTCTACATCCTCGACGAGCCGACCACCGGCTTGCACTTCGACGACATCGCGAAGCTGCTCGCCGCCTTCCGCAAGCTGCTGCAGGCGGGCCACTCGTTGCTCGTCATCGAGCACAATCTCGATGTCATCAAGACCGCCGACCACGTGATCGACCTTGGGCCCGAGGGCGGCGAGGACGGCGGCTGGATCGTGGCCGTCGGCACGCCGGAGGAAGTGGCCGCCATCGACGCCTCCCACACCGGCCGCTACCTTCGGCCTCTCCTCAGCCGGGAGTGAAATCGGGAATGATAGGATGGTGCGGATGAGACGCGTCCTTCCGTTCCTCGTTGCCATCGCCTGCGCTGCCGGAGTTCACGCGCAGCAGCTGTCGTTCGAACAGGTCGTTGCACAACTCAAGGCACCGGAGGCTGCGGCTCGGATGGATGCCCTCAGGTTGCTCGAGGAGTCCGGTTATCCCGAGGCGGGCGGGCCCATTGCCGCGCTGCTGAAGGATCCGGACGAGCGCGTGATGCGGCGCGCCGTGTATGCGGAGCTCGGCCTGTACACCGGTTCGCGGATCGAGCCCAAGAAACGTGTCGCCATGGTGGTCGAGGTCCGCGATTCCCGGCCGGCCGCCCGCGCGTTCGACACCGGCGGCTGGTCGGCGCTTCCGATCGCACCCGTACCACCGGAGATCGTGTCGGGTCTGCTCGCCGCCGCACAGTCACCCGATGTCGCCTTCCGCCTCGAGGTGCTCTACGCGCTCGGCATCCTCGCGCAGGTGGACGGGACGCCGCCGCTCCCGAGCCACCGAGAGGTCGTGAACGCCATGGTGGAGGGCCTCGGCGACCCGGCTTCCGCCGTGCGGGCGACGACGGCACGGGTGGCGGGCCGCATCTTCCGCCGGTGCACCGCGCCGTGCGCAGGCATCGGGATCGAGCGCCTCGGCGACGCCCTCGTGCACGTGCTGAACGATTCGGAGGCCGGCGTTCGCGTGTCCGCGATGGAGGCTCTCGGCGACCTCCGGTGGGAGCGCGGTGTGCAGGCGCTGACGACCAGCTACGAGTACTACAAGAAGGGGAACGACGCGTTGGCGGCGCTCGCGACGCTCGCGCAGATCGGTCACCCGTCGTCGCTTCCATTGTTCCAGAGCGTGATGGCGCGGAACGACGACGACCTCCGACGCGAGGCCATCGAGGGGATCGGCCGGACAGGTGACACAACCGCCGTGGCGGCCCTCGAGCCACTGCTGGCGTCCGAACGGTCGGTTCCGCTGCAACTGGCCGTCGCGTTCGCCTTGCACCGTGCGGGCCGAGGCTCGCACATCGACGTGCTCGTTCAGGCGGTCGGCACGCGTGTGAACCGGTTGCAGGCGCAGGACTACCTCGTCGAACTCGGTCCTGCCGCCGCGGGTCCGGTCGCCGCCGCGCTGCAGTCCGAAACGCTGCACGCGGATTCGCCCGAGGCTCGGATCGCGCTGATCGAGGTGCTGAGCGCCGTCGGCGGCACGGCCCAGGTGCCGGCGATCGACATCCTGCGCAGCGACAAGAACGCCAGGCTGGCGAGCGTGGCGGAGCGGACGTCCCTCAGGCTCAAGGCGCGGCAGTAGCGGTGGCAATCCGGAGATCGTTCTACGATCGTCCCACGCTCGCCGTCGCGGCCGATCTGATCGGCAAGGTCCTCGTGCACCGCGCCCCGGAGGGGACGTCCTCCGGCGCCATCGTGGAGGCCGAGGCCTACATCGGCGAGAACGATCCGGCGTGCCACGCAGCCCCGGGTCCGACGGCCCGCAACCAGCCGCTCTACGGCCCACCGGGCCACGCCTACGTCTATCTCAACTACGGCATTCACTTCCTCTTCAACGTGGTGACCGAGGGCGACGGACGACCAGCGGCAGTCCTGGTCCGAGCGCTCCAGCCGATCGACGGCCTCGATCTGATGCAGCGGCGGCGGGCGCCCGACCGGCGCGGCGCGGTGATTCCGCACGACGAATTGTGTCGCGGGCCGGGCAACGTTGCCCGTGCGATGGGCATCACGCTCGCGCACAACAGAACGGACCTGTGCGGGCGGACGATCTATCTCGAGGATCGCGGGCTCGTCGTCGAAGAGATCGCGTGGGGCCCGAGGATCGGCATCAGCGTGGGGATCGACCGGCCGTGGCGCTGCTACGTTCCGAGTCATCCTGCCGTGTCGGGGCGGAAGTGAGCGTGAGCCAGTCCTTGAGTCTGCCGGCCAGCCGCAGCCGCGTGTCCCGGCAGGCGTCGATTCTCTCCAGCGTCAACTGAAGCGAACGCGATCCCTGCGACATCGCACCGAAGAACTTCTGCACCCTGTCGCGAGACTCCGAATCACAGAACGAGCCGGCGGCCGGTGCGATGACAGACAGGGCCGACCCCTGGCCCGCCTTCCGCGCCACCTCTGCCCAGCGAGAGGTGACGAAGCTCCAGGTGGCGTTTCTCGCGGAGGGGTTTTCCAGCGCGACGGCCAGCAAGGGAGCCACGTCCTGCCCGCGGACCTCATCCGACAGCGTGGACGCGAGCAGTCGTCCGACCAGTGTCGGATCCTGCCCACGAGCCAGCGCGAGTCGCATGGCCGTCTGGATGGCGGGCGGCGCCGTGTTGGCCGCGTCCTGCACGCGCGCGAAGAGGTCGGCGCCCTCGCCCGACGCCGCCAGCCTGATGACGACCTCCAGCAGCGATGGGTCGAGGCGAAGGCTGCCGTCCAGATGCGCTGTGAGCATCTGCCTGGCCTTGGTCGCCACCTCCGGGTCCCGGCCGATCTCACCGACGATGCCCAGCACGACCGCACGCAGCCGAAGTCGGTCGCCGGAATCGTCGGCCGCAGGCGACCAGCCGAGTGACGCGAGCACCGGGGCGAATGTCGTGCGCACCCACCCCTCGAACATCGCGCGATCGTTGTCGGCCACGACCCTGTCGTGCAGGAACGCCAGGCCATCGGCAGCTTCCTCGAGAACCTCCGGAGTCGCATCGCCAGCCAGCGCGCCCACCAGCCCGAGATAGTCGCCCGGCCCGTGGGTTCCGGCGCGCGCCAGCGCCCACTCGTCGTCGATCAGCCGAAGCCGCTCGGCCGGCGTGAGCCGCTCACGGGCCACCGCGGCCAGCCGTGACACGACTCCGGCGGTGTACGACACGCGGTAGTAGCCGCGGGCGCCAGCATTCGCGAAGATGAGTGGTGCGCAGCCGGGGATGGTGGCGGTCTGTCGCGCGGCGGACAGGAGGAGCGGGGTCGTACTCGTGCTGGCGGAGCGATCGTCGATTGACCGCAGTCCGATGGGAATCTGCCAGCCTCCCCCCGCGACCGGCCGACTCGGCGCCTCCACCGCAAACCGACGCTGAGCCAGATCGACGACCGTTCGGTCGGTGCCGTCGCACCCGCTGGCCACCGAGACCACCGGCACGCCGCTCTGGTCGATGAACCGGGCCATCACCCGATCGGCAGGCCGGCCCGACGTGCGCGCCAGCTCGTTCCAGAAATCCTCGGATGTCGCGCTCCCGTAGGCGTGCGCACGCAGGTAGGCGTTGACGCCGGCGCGGAACGCGTCGGCGCCGACGTCGCTCTCGACCATGCGCAGGATGGCTCCGGCCTTCGAGTAGGCAAACGCGTCGAATGCCTCGTCGATCTCGGCGGGGGTCGTGAGCGTCGTCCGGATCGCCCGGGCCGACCGGAGCGTGTCGAGATCCATCACCCGGCCGGTCTCCGCGATGTCGGCCAGCTCCGCGTGCCACTGCGGTTTCCACGCCACAAGTGGCTTCGAGGCCATCCAGGTGGCAAATCCCTCGTTCAGCCACAGGTCGTCCCACCAGCGCATCGTCACCAGGTCACCGAACCACTGGTGCGCAATCTCGTGCGCGATGACAGACGCCACCGTGACCTGATTGGCCTGTGTGGCGGTCGCTTCGTCCAGGAGGAGATCCTGCTCGCGGAAGAAGATGGCGCCGGTGTTCTCCATGGCGCCCGCATCGAAGTCGGGAACGGCCACGAGGTCCAGCTTGCGGAACGGATAGCGGATCGAGAAGTAGTGATTGTAGAAGCGCAGGACGTTCTCGGCGGCGTCGAGCGCGAACCGTCCGAGCTGCCGGCGGTCGGGTGTGGTGCACACTCGAATGGGGATCGAATCGGCACCTCCCTCGACGCACGCGAAGTCGCCGACGGCCAGCGCAGCCAGGTACGACGGCATCTTCTGCGTCGTGCTGAACTTGAGTGTGTGCTTGCCGGCCTTCGGCCCCGGCGTGTCGGAGAGCAGTGGGCCGTTCGAGATGGCCGTGTCGTGTTCATCCACCACCGCGGCGATGGTGAAGCTCGCCTTGACGGCCGGTTCGTCGAAGCAGGGAAACGCGCGCCGCGCGTCGGTGGCCTCGAACTGGGTGATGGCGTACTTCTTCCCGTTCGCGCGGCTCAGGTAGAAGCCTCGCAACTCCGAGTTGAGGCGGCCGCCGTAGCGGAGTTGCAGCTTGATCGTTCCCTGCGACAGCTTCCTGGGCGTCGTGAACGTCACCGTTTGGTGAGGCGGATCGGTCGAGACCGTGGGCGTCAGCGTCCGGTCGTAGGGCAACAACACGATCGCGTCGTAGACCTCGAGGTCGACCGCGTTCAGGACAATCTTGTTCGTCGCCTTGTCCACGCGGAGGTCGATCGTCAGATCGCCATCGAAGCTGGTCGTCGTGAAGTCGGGAGCGAGGGTGAGTTGATAGTGGAGGGGAATGACGTCGAGGGGCAGGCGCTCGGCGACGGCCGCCGTCGCGATGAGACAGCAGGCCGCGAACGACACGACGGTGCCCAGTTGACGGAGGATAGACATCTACCGCGTCCGGGGGGCGCTTCGCCCGACCACCGGCACCTTGATCTGCATCTTGCGGCCTTCCCGCAGGATGTCGATCGTCGCCGTGCTGCCGATCTTGGTATCCGACAGCGAGCGCCGGAACCGTGCATCGTCTTCGACGGCCTGGCCGTTGAAGCCGACGACGACGTCGCCCGGCCGCAGGCCGGCCTGGAAGGCCGATGACGCGCGCGCCATCTGGGTGATCAACGCCCCGCGGACGTTGGGTACGCCCAGTTGCTCGGCCCACTCGGGCGTGAGCGCCTCGATGCGCAGTGCGCCGATCGACCCGCGCCGCACTTCGCCGAATCTGATCAGATCGTCCGCGACGCGTCGCGCGAGGTTGCTCGGCACCGCGAACCCGACGCCCTGGTAGCCGCCGCTCTGGCTGAGAATCGCCGTGTTGATCCCGACGACCTCGCCTCGTGCGTCGAGCAGCGCGCCGCCGGAATTACCCGGATTGATTGCCGCGTCGGTCTGGATGAAGTCCTCGTAGTCCGCGACCCCGACTCCCATCCGGCCGGTCGCGCTGACGATCCCGAGCGTCACCGTCTGGTTCAGCTGGAACGGGCTGCCGATCGCCAGGACCCATTGACCGACCTTCAACCTGCTCGAATCGGCCCACGGTACGACGGGGAGGCCGGTGGCGTTGATGCGGACGACGGCGATGTCGGTCGTCGGATCACGACCGACAATTTGTCCCTTCACTTCGCGCTTGTCCGGCAACACCGCCGTGATCTGCCGGACGTTCCCGCTGACGACGTGATTGTTCGTGACGACGTAGCCGTCGGCGGAGATGATGACGCCCGACCCGAGGCTCTGCTGCGGCCGGTTGCGCCCGCCGAACCAGTCCTCGTCCTCGCCCAGGAACTGGCTGAAGAACGGGTCGTTGGCAAACGGGGACGTCGAGCGGACGATGCTCTCGGCCGAGATGTTGACGACCCCGCTGACACCCCGGGCGGCGATCCCGCTGAAGTCAGGCAACCCCGACGGAGCGAGCGCGTTCGGCTGCGTCGTGGCGGCCGCGCGCGTGGCTGCCTGCGGTGCCGCAGTGGAGTCGGTGGTCTGGTGGAAGCGTCCGGTGACGACAAGGCCGGCAGCGAAGCCGGCGAGGACGAACATCAGGCCGAAGAACAGATTTCGGTGCATGTGGAGAACCTATCGGGCTGACACGGGTGCCCGCACAGATAGCGTAGCAACAGAACGCGAAATGAAGAATCGAAAACGAGACACGGACGAAACCGACGACGGCGGGCGGGCCGATGTGAAGTCGCGAAACCCGAGCACGAACAGCGGACAGCTGAGAAAGAGCGACGAAGGCGGGGCTACTGGACGTCGATCCGGCGGAGATCGAACAGTTTGGGGACGGTGATCGTCAGGATTCCGTTGTCGAGGTCGGCGCTGATGCTCGCGACGTTCACGGCGTGCGGAAGGACGAACGTGCGGGCGAACCGGCCGTGCCCCCGCTCGACGCGTTCGAAGCGGGGCGACGGGATGTCGCGCGCCGGCCGTTCTCCGCGCAACGTCAGCTTGCCGTCCTGAAATTGAATCTGGATGTCGTCGCGTGAGAGTCCCGCCACCTCGGCGGTGACGACGTAGCCTTCGGGGGTTTCGTACAAATCGACGGGCGGCATCCATCCGGGTTCGTCGGCGCCGGCGAGACGGTTGATGCGCTCGTGCAGCGCCAGCAGGTCCTGGAGCGGATCCCAGCGTGTGAAGGCCACAGCCCATCGTAGCATACGCGCCGGGTGGGGGCAGCAGGCGGCCGCCGCGGCGTTGGCAGCGGGTGGGCGGGTCGGCGGCTCACGCGGCCGGCTGTGCTACACTTACTAACTTCGACTCTTGCGACTTCTTGAAGGCGTGGCGCAATGAGTCGCGGGTAAGGCCTGCCGTTGGAGCTCCCGCCAGGACCCGAAGTCCCCAGTGACCGACACGCCAGGTGGTGACATGCAAGCGACAAGACTCCGTAAGGGAATGTTGATCAAGATGGGCGCGGATCTGATGCGCGTCATCGAATTGCAGCACGTGACGCCCGGCAACTTGCGCGGCTTCGTCCGCGTGAAACTGCGGAACATCCGGACGACCGCGCTGGCGGATCAGAAGCTGCGGTCGGAAGACGAAGTCGAGCGCGCGACGCTCGACGAGAAGTCGATGCAGTACCTCTACCACGACGGCTCGGCGTACCACTTCATGGACACCGACACGTACGAGCAGATCCAGCTGACCGACGAGGTCCTTGGGGATGCCGTGGGCTATCTCGTGTCGGAAGCCGTGATCAAGATGGAGTTCTACGGCAGCGAGCCGGTCGGCATCGAACTCCCGCAGACCGTGGATCTGAAGGTGGTGGAGACGGCGCCCGCGATCAAGGGGGCGACGGCGAGCGCACAGCTCAAGCCGGCCAAGCTCGAAACCGGTCTGGTCGTGCAGGTGCCTCCGTTTGTCAACGAGGGCGAGAAGATACGCGTCGTGACGGAGACGGGCGAGTATCAGTCGCGAGCCTAGGCTCGGGGCTCAGGACTCGGGGGGAGCACGCGAGTGGACGTTCCACGCACACAACAAGCCGGCTGGATCGAGGTGATCACCGGCAGCATGTTCAGCGGCAAGAGCGAAGAATTGATCCGGCGGCTTCGCCGCGCGCAGATCGCGCGCCAGAAGGTACAGATCTTCAAGCCCACCTTCGATAATCGGTACAGCGAGCACCACATCGTGTCGCACAGCGACATGCGGATTGCGTCGGAAGCCGTCGCGAATTCCCGCGGGCTGATTGCCGAGGTCGATGACGACACGGAGGTCGTCGGGATCGACGAGGGACAGTTCTTCGACGCAGACCTGCCGGCGGTGTGCAACGAGCTGGCGAACAAGGGCAAGCGGGTGATCGTCGCTGGGCTCGACCAGGACTACCTCGGCAAGCCCTTCGAGCCGATGCCGCAACTGCTTGCGATTGCCGAGTACATCACCAAGACGCTGGCCATCTGCATGGTGTGCGGCAGTCCGGCCAATCACACGCAGCGCCTCGTGGCGAGTCAGGACCGTGTCCTGCTGGGCGCACAGGGGACCTACGAGGCCCGGTGCCGCCGCTGCTTCGACCCGTCTCTCGCCTCGGTCTCCGAGCCCGTCTGAGGTCGGCCGGCCCATGGCTCGGCTGCTGCTGCTCTTCGGCCTCGGCTTCCTGATCGCTGACGTGCGCGCGCTCGTCGAGCAGGTGCGCTACTGGCAGCGTCGGCGCACCGCGCTGCTCACGTGGCCCGCGGCGCGCCCGCCGTTCTTCGTGCTGCAGGTCGGCATCGGCGTCGCGATCGGCGTGCTGTTCGTCTTCAACCTGCTCTTCCGCCCGGCCGCCGCCGAGCAGCTCTTCGGCGAGGGCATGATGCTCCTCTACTACGGCTACGTCGTCCCGATGTCCACGCGGATCGAACGCGGCTTCTACCGCGACGGCGTCTGGACCGACCGGCGGTTCATTCGGTACGGTCGAATCGGTGCCGTCACCTGGCGCGAAGGCCGGGATCCCGTGCTGCTACTGGCCGCGCGCACGGATCCGACGGCGGCCTTGATGGTCGTGCCGAGCCGTTTCTACGGCGCCGTCCGCCGGATTCTGCGCGATCTCATCGGCACGGGTGTCCTGAAGCTTGCAGATACCGGTCTGCATCTCGGTCTCAAGGATTACCGGGAAGACGTGTAGCGGCGGGTCAGTGCCCCAGCAGCCAGCCGATCAATCCGGGGCCGCTGGTCATCGGGTCACCGATCCAGGCGGGCGGGGTCAGCCAGGTGAACGCGAGGATGGCGATGACCCACAGGTCGTACTGCCAGGTGGCGCGCTCGTCGGTCCAGAAGAACGCGCGCCAGAAGACCAGCGCCGGCAGCGACTTCTTGCTCTCCCTCACCCCGTTCAACTCGCGCCACGTGAAGTAGATTCGATCCGCCACGGTGACGATGGACAGGATCAGGATGACCCACAGGACCGCGGCCATCCGGTTCGTGAAGGCGCCGATCATGAACAGCACGATCCGCTCGGGCCGTTCCATGAATCCCACCTTGCACTTCTCGATGATCGACTCGGCGCGGGCCCGTGTGTAGCTGGTCATCACCGAGAACATCATCGCCAGTGCGGCGATGATGACGTAGTCGGCGCGCCCTGCCTTCGTATACAGATAGACGAGACCGATGTACAGGGTGATGTCCGAGAAGCGATCCATCACCGAGTCCCAGAAGGCGCCGAACAGCGTCTCGCGGTCGCGCGCCCGGGCGACCTTGCCGTCGATGAAGTCGAAGATGTTGGCGGCCAGCATCACGAAACCGGCCGTACGGAACGCCTTGACGCCCAACAGCCAGGCGGCCGTGATGTTGACGACGACGCCGGTGAACGTCAGGACGTTTGGCGAGATCCGTAGCGCGACACACGTCGCGATGATCGCGCGGAGCGGCCAGTTGCAGACCTTTCCGATAGCGCCCGTAAACGTCATCAGCGGTTCAGGCTCCATCGCCGGCACTACCCGGCGCCCACGCGGCCGCGGCTATAATCGAAGACCGGCCGACCGTGCGAAAAACGCAACATAGTAGTCCATGCCCATCTGTGATCTCAAGAGCCGGATCGATCGATTGCCCGAACAGCCGGGTGTCTACCTGTACGCAAATGCTGCTGGGGAAACGATTTACGTCGGCAAGGCACGTTCTCTTCGGGATCGTGTTCGCAGCTACCTCGGGGCCTATGGCACCAGCCCGAAGACCGATGCCCTGCTCGACGAGGCGGACGGGCTGGAGTTCATCGTCACCGACTCGGTGGTCGAGGCGCTGGCGCTCGAGAACAATCTCATCAAGCAGCGGATGCCCAAATACAACATCCTGCTGCGCGACGACAAGAACTACCCCTACCTCCGGCTGACGACGACCGAACCGTTCCCGCGGGTGCTGGTTGCGCGAAGTGTCGAGCGCGACGGGGCGGTCTACGCCGGACCGTTCATGCCGGCGAGCCTCGCGCGCCGGGCGATGTCGCTCAGCCACCGGCTGTTTGGTATCCGCTCGTGCAACGAGGAAATCAACGGGCGGCGCGGCCGGCCGTGCCTCGAATACGACATCAAGCGATGCCTGGCGCCGTGCGTCGGATCGCTGTGCACCGAGGACCGGTACGCCCGTGCAGTGGAGGACACGCGGCTGTTTCTCGAGGGCCGGACCGACGAGTTGCTGGAGGAACTGAGGAGCCGAATGGCGGCCGCCGCGGCGGATGAGCGCTTCGAGCAGGCGGCGCAGTTGCGCGACGCCGCGCGAACGGTCCAGACGCTGCGCGACCGCCAGCAGAAGATGGCGTCGGTCGAACTCGGCGACCGCGACGCGTTCGGTGTGAAGATCGGCCCCGCCGGCGCGGCCATCCAGGTCTTCCAGGTCCGCCACGGCCGCGTCGTCGAACGCGTGGGCCTGTTCGCGGAATTGGGGTCGGGACCATTTTCCGAAATGGGTTCCGGGACTGTCGGCGCGACCGATACCCTGCAGGCGACTCTGCCTCAGTTCTATCTGGATCGCGAGGCGCCGCCGGAGATCCACCTCCCCGTTGAACTGCCCGAGGCCGAGGCGACCGAGGCCTGGTTGTCGGCGCGGGCGGGCCGTCGGGTGCGGCTGGTCGTGCCGAAGCGGGGCGAGAAACGCGGTCTGCTCGACCTCGCCGCCCGCAATGCGGCGATCGCGTACGAGTCGCGCCACAATCAGGGACAGGCGGCCCACTACGACGGGCTCGACACGCTTCGCGTCGTCCTCGGCCTGCCCGGCGTACCGCTCCGCATCGAGTGTTTCGACATTTCCACCATCCAGGGAAGCGAGACGGTGGCGTCGATGGTGGTGTGCGAAGACGGGAGGATGAAGCGGGGAGACTACCGGAAGTTCCGGATCAAGTCCGGACTGAAGACCGGCCGCTACCTCGACGACTTCGCAGCCATGAACCAGGTGGTGATGCGACGGTACCAGCGTGTCCTGGAGGCGGGCGGGCCGTTCCCCGATCTGATTCTGATCGACGGCGGCAAGGGGCAGCTGTCGGCCGCGTACGCGGCGCTCGAGGAACTTGGCCTCGCGAATCTCGTAGCCGTCGGCCTCGCCAAGAAGGAGGAACTCGTCTTCACGCGCGACCGCGACGAACCGCTGGCCCTCCCGCGGGCGGATGCCGCGCTGCTGCTCCTCCAGCAGATTCGCGACGAAGCTCACCGTTTTGCGGTGACGTTCCACCGACAGGCCCGCCGGATCAGGGACCTCACGTCCGAACTCGACGGCGTCCCCGGCGTCGGGCCTCGCCGGCGGCGGGCGCTGCTCACGGCGTTCGGCAGCGTGGCCGGCCTGCGACGCGCCAGCCGCGAGGAGTTGACGGCCATCGTCGGCCCGAAGGTCGCCGACACGGTACTCGCCTATTTCGCCGCCCTTGGCCGGTCGGGTTGATGTCGCCGGTGTCTTTGACAGCCCACGGAACCCGGTGTTAGCCTGATTAGCTCTCGGCTCAACACGTGGACATCAACTTCGGTCAGGTCTTCATTTCGTTTCTCGTGCTGGTGTTTTCGCTGACGGTCCATGAATCGGCCCACGCGTGGGCCGCAGACCGCCTCGGCGATCCCACCGCCCGTCTGCTCGGACGCGTGTCCCTGAACCCGCTGGTTCACGCCGATCCGATCGGCACGCTCCTCTTCCCCCTGGTCGGCCTCGTCACCGGGGCGCCGCTCATCGGATGGGCAAAGCCGGTACCGGTGGCCACGTGGCGGTTCGACCATCCGCGGCGCGCGTATCTCCTGGTCGCGGCGGCCGGTCCAATCAGCAACC comes from Vicinamibacterales bacterium and encodes:
- a CDS encoding HEAT repeat domain-containing protein, with the translated sequence MRRVLPFLVAIACAAGVHAQQLSFEQVVAQLKAPEAAARMDALRLLEESGYPEAGGPIAALLKDPDERVMRRAVYAELGLYTGSRIEPKKRVAMVVEVRDSRPAARAFDTGGWSALPIAPVPPEIVSGLLAAAQSPDVAFRLEVLYALGILAQVDGTPPLPSHREVVNAMVEGLGDPASAVRATTARVAGRIFRRCTAPCAGIGIERLGDALVHVLNDSEAGVRVSAMEALGDLRWERGVQALTTSYEYYKKGNDALAALATLAQIGHPSSLPLFQSVMARNDDDLRREAIEGIGRTGDTTAVAALEPLLASERSVPLQLAVAFALHRAGRGSHIDVLVQAVGTRVNRLQAQDYLVELGPAAAGPVAAALQSETLHADSPEARIALIEVLSAVGGTAQVPAIDILRSDKNARLASVAERTSLRLKARQ
- a CDS encoding DNA-3-methyladenine glycosylase; this translates as MAIRRSFYDRPTLAVAADLIGKVLVHRAPEGTSSGAIVEAEAYIGENDPACHAAPGPTARNQPLYGPPGHAYVYLNYGIHFLFNVVTEGDGRPAAVLVRALQPIDGLDLMQRRRAPDRRGAVIPHDELCRGPGNVARAMGITLAHNRTDLCGRTIYLEDRGLVVEEIAWGPRIGISVGIDRPWRCYVPSHPAVSGRK
- a CDS encoding M1 family metallopeptidase; this encodes MSILRQLGTVVSFAACCLIATAAVAERLPLDVIPLHYQLTLAPDFTTTSFDGDLTIDLRVDKATNKIVLNAVDLEVYDAIVLLPYDRTLTPTVSTDPPHQTVTFTTPRKLSQGTIKLQLRYGGRLNSELRGFYLSRANGKKYAITQFEATDARRAFPCFDEPAVKASFTIAAVVDEHDTAISNGPLLSDTPGPKAGKHTLKFSTTQKMPSYLAALAVGDFACVEGGADSIPIRVCTTPDRRQLGRFALDAAENVLRFYNHYFSIRYPFRKLDLVAVPDFDAGAMENTGAIFFREQDLLLDEATATQANQVTVASVIAHEIAHQWFGDLVTMRWWDDLWLNEGFATWMASKPLVAWKPQWHAELADIAETGRVMDLDTLRSARAIRTTLTTPAEIDEAFDAFAYSKAGAILRMVESDVGADAFRAGVNAYLRAHAYGSATSEDFWNELARTSGRPADRVMARFIDQSGVPVVSVASGCDGTDRTVVDLAQRRFAVEAPSRPVAGGGWQIPIGLRSIDDRSASTSTTPLLLSAARQTATIPGCAPLIFANAGARGYYRVSYTAGVVSRLAAVARERLTPAERLRLIDDEWALARAGTHGPGDYLGLVGALAGDATPEVLEEAADGLAFLHDRVVADNDRAMFEGWVRTTFAPVLASLGWSPAADDSGDRLRLRAVVLGIVGEIGRDPEVATKARQMLTAHLDGSLRLDPSLLEVVIRLAASGEGADLFARVQDAANTAPPAIQTAMRLALARGQDPTLVGRLLASTLSDEVRGQDVAPLLAVALENPSARNATWSFVTSRWAEVARKAGQGSALSVIAPAAGSFCDSESRDRVQKFFGAMSQGSRSLQLTLERIDACRDTRLRLAGRLKDWLTLTSAPTRQDDSERSSATAGRSPR
- a CDS encoding trypsin-like peptidase domain-containing protein; amino-acid sequence: MHRNLFFGLMFVLAGFAAGLVVTGRFHQTTDSTAAPQAATRAAATTQPNALAPSGLPDFSGIAARGVSGVVNISAESIVRSTSPFANDPFFSQFLGEDEDWFGGRNRPQQSLGSGVIISADGYVVTNNHVVSGNVRQITAVLPDKREVKGQIVGRDPTTDIAVVRINATGLPVVPWADSSRLKVGQWVLAIGSPFQLNQTVTLGIVSATGRMGVGVADYEDFIQTDAAINPGNSGGALLDARGEVVGINTAILSQSGGYQGVGFAVPSNLARRVADDLIRFGEVRRGSIGALRIEALTPEWAEQLGVPNVRGALITQMARASSAFQAGLRPGDVVVGFNGQAVEDDARFRRSLSDTKIGSTATIDILREGRKMQIKVPVVGRSAPRTR
- a CDS encoding Hsp20/alpha crystallin family protein; translated protein: MAFTRWDPLQDLLALHERINRLAGADEPGWMPPVDLYETPEGYVVTAEVAGLSRDDIQIQFQDGKLTLRGERPARDIPSPRFERVERGHGRFARTFVLPHAVNVASISADLDNGILTITVPKLFDLRRIDVQ
- the efp gene encoding elongation factor P; this translates as MQATRLRKGMLIKMGADLMRVIELQHVTPGNLRGFVRVKLRNIRTTALADQKLRSEDEVERATLDEKSMQYLYHDGSAYHFMDTDTYEQIQLTDEVLGDAVGYLVSEAVIKMEFYGSEPVGIELPQTVDLKVVETAPAIKGATASAQLKPAKLETGLVVQVPPFVNEGEKIRVVTETGEYQSRA
- a CDS encoding thymidine kinase; its protein translation is MDVPRTQQAGWIEVITGSMFSGKSEELIRRLRRAQIARQKVQIFKPTFDNRYSEHHIVSHSDMRIASEAVANSRGLIAEVDDDTEVVGIDEGQFFDADLPAVCNELANKGKRVIVAGLDQDYLGKPFEPMPQLLAIAEYITKTLAICMVCGSPANHTQRLVASQDRVLLGAQGTYEARCRRCFDPSLASVSEPV
- a CDS encoding CDP-alcohol phosphatidyltransferase family protein, with product MEPEPLMTFTGAIGKVCNWPLRAIIATCVALRISPNVLTFTGVVVNITAAWLLGVKAFRTAGFVMLAANIFDFIDGKVARARDRETLFGAFWDSVMDRFSDITLYIGLVYLYTKAGRADYVIIAALAMMFSVMTSYTRARAESIIEKCKVGFMERPERIVLFMIGAFTNRMAAVLWVILILSIVTVADRIYFTWRELNGVRESKKSLPALVFWRAFFWTDERATWQYDLWVIAILAFTWLTPPAWIGDPMTSGPGLIGWLLGH